A part of Homoserinibacter sp. YIM 151385 genomic DNA contains:
- a CDS encoding FadR/GntR family transcriptional regulator, with translation MPSLRRNSLAEQATEAIIDLIEDKQLRDGDALPATAELAEMLDVSVPVIREAIAGLAAIGLLKRQQGRESTVSIPDSSHMSRLLKLRAAGTEVEDERLQEFREIVEVGNASLAAGHRSDADLEALDEAMQQLRSVRTTEELHAADVAFHAAVARATANDLCELTLEALEPLLWRLRRRVWGGWVAAGGGLDTIVEAHSTILEAIRSGDASGAARAMTDHLAQARTGLETALDAGAERDELTA, from the coding sequence GCTCCGCGACGGCGACGCCCTCCCCGCCACCGCCGAGCTCGCCGAGATGCTCGACGTCAGCGTGCCCGTCATCCGCGAGGCCATCGCCGGCCTCGCCGCCATCGGCCTCCTCAAGCGCCAGCAGGGCCGCGAGTCGACGGTGTCGATCCCCGACTCCTCGCACATGTCGCGGCTGCTCAAGCTCCGAGCCGCGGGGACCGAGGTCGAGGACGAGCGCCTCCAGGAGTTCCGCGAGATCGTCGAGGTCGGCAACGCGAGCCTCGCCGCCGGCCACCGCTCCGACGCCGACCTCGAGGCGCTCGACGAGGCGATGCAGCAGCTGCGCTCCGTCCGCACCACCGAGGAGCTGCACGCCGCCGATGTCGCCTTCCATGCCGCGGTCGCCCGTGCGACCGCGAACGACCTCTGCGAGCTCACCCTCGAAGCGCTCGAACCGCTCCTCTGGCGCCTGCGCCGCCGCGTCTGGGGCGGGTGGGTCGCCGCGGGCGGCGGACTCGACACCATCGTCGAGGCGCACTCGACGATCCTCGAGGCCATCCGCTCGGGCGACGCCTCCGGCGCCGCGCGCGCCATGACCGACCACCTCGCGCAGGCCCGCACCGGCCTCGAGACCGCGCTCGACGCGGGCGCGGAGCGCGACGAGCTGACCGCCTGA